Below is a window of Sulfitobacter sp. BSw21498 DNA.
CACCTTGATCTCGAGCATCGGTTGCGCGTGGGATTTCACATCATCCCATAGGCCGAGCGCGCCCAGCATCCGCGTCGACGTCAGCGCCAGCGCATAGGATCGCCCGTCAAACGCCGCATCTTCCCGCGCGGCGGCAGGCAGCCTGTCGATCAGCGTGACCCGCAGGCCGATCTGTGCCAAGGCCAAGGCAAGGGTAGGGCCGTTCAGCCCGCCACCAACGATTGCGATATCTGTATCAAAATCCATAGCTTTAGATATGGGCGTGCAGCAGGGATTGTCCATGCACGCTAGCGTCGCTACCGTCCCTTTTCCATAGCATTATTCGAGGAAACAACATGCAAGAGTGGTTATCCATGACAGCCGCAGATCTGGGACGGGGCATCGGTGACGGCCAGATTGACCCGGTTACGCTGTGCCAGACCTATCTTGACGCGATTGACGCACACCCGCTGCGGGACCGTATCTATGCCCGCGTGACGGCTGACCGTGCGCTGACCGAAGCCGGTGCCGCGCGGGATCGCGCCCGCGCAGGCCAGCGTCTGTCACTGCTGGATGGTGTGCCGATCAGCTGGAAAGACCTGTTTGACACAGCGGGCGTCGCGACAGAGGCAGGCAGCGCCCTGCTAAAAGACCGCGTGCCCGACCGCGACGCACGTGTGCTGGCGAATGCGACGGCAATGGGGCTGGTCTGTCTTGGCAAAACCCACATGAGCGAACTGGCGTTTTCGGGGCTCGGATATAACCCCAGCACCGCCACGCCGCCTTGTGTGAACGACGAAGCCGCTGTTGCGGGCGGGTCATCCTCGGGGGCCGCGGCCTCTGTCGCTTTCGGGTTAGCGGCGGCGGCGATCGGCTCTGACACGGGGGGATCGGTGCGCGTGCCTGCAGCGTGGAACGATCTGGTGGGGCTGAAAACCACATCGGGTCGTGTGTCGCTTGAGGGCGTCGTGCCCTTGGCCGCCAAGTTCGATACCGTTGGGCCGCTTTGCCGGTCGGTAGAGGATGCAAGCCTGCTGCTGGCGCTCACCGAAGGGTCAAAACCGATGGACATGGGCAGCACTGAAATCGAAGGACGCCGTTTTGCTATCCTGCGGACGGTGGCCTTTGACGATATCGATGAAGCCCCTGCGACGGCTTTCGACGATGCGGTCGCGCGGTTGAAAGATGCGGGAGCCGTGATCGAGGACATCAGCTTTGAGGCGCTGCACGAGGCGATGCCGCTCAGCGGGTGTCTCTATACTGCCGAGGCCTATGGGCTGTGGCGTGACGTGATCGAGGCGAATCCGGATGCGATGTACGGCGAAATCCTTGAACGCTTTCGTCTGGGGAAATCCCACTCCGGTCCCGATTATGTGGCGGCCTGGGCGAAAATTGATAAAATCCGCGTCGAGTACCTAAAAGCTGTGGCGGGCTTTGATGCCGTGCTGATCCCCACCGCGCCCTTGTTGCCGCCGAAACTGGACCGGTTGGAAACGGAACACGACTACTATGTTTCGGCCAACCTCATGACCTTGCGCAACACGCGTATCGGGAATCTTATGGGGCTAGCAGCAGTGACGCTGCCCACCGGCACCCCGTCTTGCGGCCTTATGCTGATGGGCACGCCCTACGGCGAAGAGCATCTGCTGCGCGTCGCCGCAGCCGCCGAGGAAGCACTGGCCTAAATGACACAAACGCTGCCCCGCGTCCTGCAATGTCTGGACGCGGGGCAAGCCCTTGGGTACTCTGGAACAAACGGGGCATGA
It encodes the following:
- a CDS encoding amidase; this translates as MQEWLSMTAADLGRGIGDGQIDPVTLCQTYLDAIDAHPLRDRIYARVTADRALTEAGAARDRARAGQRLSLLDGVPISWKDLFDTAGVATEAGSALLKDRVPDRDARVLANATAMGLVCLGKTHMSELAFSGLGYNPSTATPPCVNDEAAVAGGSSSGAAASVAFGLAAAAIGSDTGGSVRVPAAWNDLVGLKTTSGRVSLEGVVPLAAKFDTVGPLCRSVEDASLLLALTEGSKPMDMGSTEIEGRRFAILRTVAFDDIDEAPATAFDDAVARLKDAGAVIEDISFEALHEAMPLSGCLYTAEAYGLWRDVIEANPDAMYGEILERFRLGKSHSGPDYVAAWAKIDKIRVEYLKAVAGFDAVLIPTAPLLPPKLDRLETEHDYYVSANLMTLRNTRIGNLMGLAAVTLPTGTPSCGLMLMGTPYGEEHLLRVAAAAEEALA